The Phycisphaeraceae bacterium genome has a window encoding:
- a CDS encoding NADH-quinone oxidoreductase subunit I, producing MTIREEDIVPIHSPKLSRGDTLFLPAIFRGLGTTMRHCFENVGRNGSVKKNVWVVQYPEQRREQRDVLDGGSEPKTFRGVHRLNRDEDGRVRCVACMMCSTACPANCIHIVAEESPWPDREKYPKQFDIDELRCIFCGMCEEACPCDAIELTPEYDVVGLSRQEMIFDKQKLLSVYDETIGVKPM from the coding sequence ATGACCATTCGCGAAGAAGACATCGTCCCCATCCACTCGCCGAAACTCTCGCGCGGCGACACCCTGTTCCTGCCCGCCATCTTTCGCGGGTTGGGGACGACCATGCGCCACTGCTTCGAAAACGTGGGCCGCAACGGCAGCGTCAAGAAGAACGTGTGGGTGGTGCAGTACCCCGAGCAGCGCCGCGAGCAGCGGGACGTGCTCGACGGCGGCAGCGAGCCGAAGACCTTCCGCGGCGTCCACCGCCTCAACCGCGATGAGGACGGCCGCGTCCGCTGCGTGGCCTGCATGATGTGCTCCACCGCCTGCCCGGCCAACTGCATCCACATCGTGGCCGAGGAATCCCCCTGGCCCGACCGCGAGAAGTATCCCAAGCAGTTCGACATCGATGAACTGCGCTGCATCTTCTGCGGCATGTGCGAGGAGGCCTGCCCCTGCGACGCCATCGAACTCACCCCCGAGTACGACGTGGTGGGTCTGTCGCGGCAGGAAATGATCTTCGACAAGCAGAAACTGCTGTCGGTGTACGACGAGACGATCGGCGTGAAGCCGATGTGA
- a CDS encoding PEP-CTERM sorting domain-containing protein (PEP-CTERM proteins occur, often in large numbers, in the proteomes of bacteria that also encode an exosortase, a predicted intramembrane cysteine proteinase. The presence of a PEP-CTERM domain at a protein's C-terminus predicts cleavage within the sorting domain, followed by covalent anchoring to some some component of the (usually Gram-negative) cell surface. Many PEP-CTERM proteins exhibit an unusual sequence composition that includes large numbers of potential glycosylation sites. Expression of one such protein has been shown restore the ability of a bacterium to form floc, a type of biofilm.), translated as MRRVMSVCAAAAVLGGGGAWAQEYGVVPAEYANTNGTSSFLYMVTTGRTYQMQINASELTQFVGKNLTGLTWRLNANAANWPPSVNADFANFDIYIGPGVDPAARSTTFANNFTSAPTQVRSGPLTFAAGSFQGAGSPAPWGVEITFNEYLYTGGHLTIEIRHSGMTGNTTTTSFNALSTTTSGYGTRFSALWTGTYNGTTGGAGNFFVTRLTANEVPAPGALALLGAGLVMGGRRRRRA; from the coding sequence ATGAGGAGAGTGATGAGCGTGTGCGCCGCCGCCGCGGTGCTTGGGGGGGGGGGGGCGTGGGCGCAGGAATACGGCGTGGTGCCGGCTGAGTACGCCAACACCAACGGGACATCCAGTTTCCTGTACATGGTGACGACGGGCCGCACCTACCAGATGCAGATCAACGCCAGCGAACTGACGCAGTTCGTGGGCAAGAACCTGACGGGACTGACGTGGCGTCTGAACGCCAACGCGGCGAACTGGCCGCCGTCCGTCAACGCGGATTTCGCCAATTTCGACATCTACATCGGCCCGGGCGTCGATCCCGCGGCTCGCAGCACCACGTTCGCCAACAATTTCACGAGCGCACCGACGCAGGTTCGTTCCGGCCCGCTCACCTTCGCGGCCGGCTCGTTCCAAGGCGCCGGCTCACCGGCCCCCTGGGGTGTTGAAATCACCTTCAACGAGTACCTGTACACGGGCGGCCACCTGACCATCGAGATTCGTCACTCCGGCATGACCGGCAACACGACGACGACCAGCTTCAACGCGCTGAGCACCACCACGTCGGGCTACGGCACCCGCTTCAGCGCCCTGTGGACCGGCACCTACAACGGCACCACGGGCGGCGCGGGCAACTTCTTCGTGACCCGCCTTACGGCCAACGAAGTCCCCGCTCCGGGCGCCCTGGCGCTGCTGGGCGCGGGCCTGGTGATGGGCGGGCGGCGGCGTCGCCGGGCGTGA
- a CDS encoding DUF4956 domain-containing protein encodes MPEWLHSPFQGDPDLTVHVVAVRLGCALVLGMVVAGVFRFTHGRPDEQSRQMMATLVLLTVLIAMMTLVIGNNVARAFSLVGALAIVRFRTVVEDTRDVAFVIFAVAVGMALGAGFLMIPLMAIPVAGAAAYLFRPREADREARRPGPNGMGIPFRVTVRTGAGLVTDAVLRQVISRHDEALRMESIGTTRQGASVETTWVVRLPDEAAAGALLASLHALDGVQGVEVKRER; translated from the coding sequence GTGCCTGAGTGGCTGCACTCCCCGTTTCAGGGCGACCCCGATCTGACCGTCCATGTCGTGGCGGTGCGTCTGGGCTGCGCGCTGGTGCTGGGCATGGTCGTGGCGGGCGTATTCCGCTTCACGCACGGCAGGCCCGATGAGCAGTCGCGCCAGATGATGGCCACGCTGGTGCTGCTGACGGTGCTGATCGCCATGATGACGCTGGTGATCGGCAACAACGTGGCGCGGGCGTTCTCGCTGGTGGGCGCGCTGGCGATCGTGCGCTTCCGCACCGTGGTGGAGGACACGCGCGACGTGGCCTTCGTCATCTTCGCCGTCGCGGTGGGCATGGCGCTGGGGGCGGGGTTCCTGATGATTCCGCTCATGGCGATTCCCGTGGCTGGCGCGGCGGCGTACCTCTTCCGCCCGCGCGAAGCGGATCGCGAGGCCCGCCGACCCGGCCCGAACGGCATGGGAATCCCCTTCCGCGTCACGGTGCGCACCGGCGCCGGACTGGTGACCGACGCCGTGCTGCGCCAAGTGATCTCCCGACACGATGAGGCCCTCCGCATGGAGTCGATCGGCACCACCCGTCAGGGCGCGTCGGTGGAAACCACGTGGGTGGTCCGTCTGCCGGATGAAGCCGCGGCGGGAGCGCTGCTCGCCTCACTCCACGCGCTGGACGGCGTGCAGGGCGTCGAAGTGAAACGCGAGCGATGA
- a CDS encoding polyphosphate polymerase domain-containing protein — MTTPGLSGQPSASDSPSLIARRDPARQAFEMKFLLDETRAAELRMWARERLTLDPHGDAALDGAYHIASLYLDTPAMDVYRRTPGYTRRKYRVRRYGALPWVFLERKSRRGDRVSKRRTSVPLEELARLAQPTLINRLDPAAQLNGAASNGHAAAEWAGEWFRRQTATRGLLPACGIAYERTAFFASVNEAPVRLTFDRDMRGTPASGWLLSDQAGQTPVPSMVRAGADACAAGGTDGTVVVRPLLQGRVIVEMKFLDAVPHLFREALTRFRLSPTPVSKYRLCRDAWGAATSASEVVRA; from the coding sequence GTGACGACACCCGGCTTGAGCGGCCAGCCATCGGCCAGCGATTCACCATCCCTCATTGCGCGGCGCGATCCCGCCCGCCAGGCCTTCGAGATGAAGTTCCTGCTGGACGAGACGCGCGCCGCCGAGCTGCGGATGTGGGCGCGCGAACGTCTGACGCTCGACCCGCACGGCGACGCGGCGCTCGACGGCGCGTACCACATCGCGTCGCTCTACCTCGATACGCCCGCGATGGACGTGTATCGCCGCACGCCGGGATACACCAGGCGAAAGTACCGAGTCCGCCGCTACGGCGCGTTGCCCTGGGTGTTTCTCGAGCGCAAGTCGCGGCGCGGCGACCGCGTGTCGAAACGACGCACGAGCGTGCCGCTTGAGGAACTGGCCCGCCTGGCGCAGCCGACGCTGATCAACCGACTTGACCCGGCCGCCCAGTTGAACGGAGCGGCTTCCAATGGTCACGCCGCGGCCGAGTGGGCGGGCGAGTGGTTCCGGCGACAGACCGCGACCCGGGGGCTGCTGCCCGCGTGCGGCATCGCCTATGAGCGAACGGCCTTCTTCGCCTCGGTGAACGAGGCACCGGTGCGGCTCACGTTTGATCGGGACATGCGAGGAACGCCGGCGAGCGGATGGTTGCTGAGCGATCAGGCGGGGCAGACGCCAGTCCCGTCGATGGTGAGGGCCGGCGCGGACGCCTGCGCCGCCGGAGGCACTGACGGCACCGTCGTCGTTCGTCCGCTGTTGCAGGGTCGGGTCATCGTGGAGATGAAGTTCCTTGACGCGGTTCCTCACCTGTTCCGCGAAGCGCTCACGAGGTTTCGGCTGAGTCCGACCCCCGTATCGAAGTACCGGTTGTGCCGCGATGCCTGGGGCGCGGCGACCTCCGCGTCCGAGGTGGTCCGTGCCTGA
- a CDS encoding CotH kinase family protein — MPGGPGGPGGVERQLVKQFDVSGDGWLNAEERAAAREFLRQNPGNQRGPGAGPGGGPGAGPGGRARPQREPAAPGPRVTPADVTNHPDAPLYDQTILRTIFIDFESAEWEAELADFYNTDVEVPATLTVDGETYPQVGVSFRGASSYFMIPAGHKRSFNVSLDLVNPQQRLYGHKTLNLLNSNGDPSFLSTILYSNMAREHIAAPRANLVRVVVNGESWGVYVSVEQFNRDFVAEHFDGGKGARWKVSGSPNGQSGLDYVGDDLAEYRRRYQIKSKDDEKDWRDLVNLCRVLSTTPTEHLEEALRPILDIDGALWFLALDNVLVNSDGYWVRASDYNLYKDEKGMFHLIPHDMNESFALGGGGFPGGAPPGGGGRGGPGAPPGAGGGGPVPIGPGGAGIGGQGQDRPPQPPPGGTGAPPGGQLPPGGAAPGGPGNPGGVQRGQRGGGVNLDPLIGMDDLRKPLRSRLLAVPSLRAKYLDNVRTLAEKSLDWSVIGPFIARQRTLIEQAIAEDTKKLSSLEQFRRVTSDQLPPMPQPGGGAGEADAPPAGPGAAPGGGMTLRLFFEQRRRFLLNHPALNQPATDPIAPAQEQ; from the coding sequence ATGCCGGGGGGGCCGGGTGGTCCGGGGGGCGTGGAACGCCAACTCGTCAAGCAGTTCGATGTGAGCGGCGATGGCTGGCTCAATGCCGAAGAACGAGCCGCCGCGCGGGAGTTCCTCAGGCAGAATCCCGGCAATCAGCGAGGTCCGGGGGCAGGTCCGGGGGGTGGTCCGGGGGCAGGTCCGGGGGGGCGGGCCAGGCCGCAGCGCGAGCCGGCCGCGCCGGGCCCGCGCGTGACGCCCGCCGACGTGACCAACCATCCCGATGCCCCGCTCTACGACCAGACCATTCTGCGGACCATCTTCATCGACTTCGAGAGCGCGGAGTGGGAAGCCGAGCTGGCCGACTTCTACAACACCGACGTCGAAGTGCCCGCCACGCTGACCGTGGACGGCGAAACCTATCCGCAGGTCGGCGTGAGCTTTCGCGGCGCATCGTCGTACTTCATGATTCCCGCCGGGCACAAGCGATCGTTCAACGTGTCGCTTGACCTTGTGAATCCCCAGCAGCGCTTGTACGGGCACAAGACGCTGAACCTGCTCAACTCCAACGGCGATCCGTCGTTCCTCAGCACGATTCTGTATTCCAACATGGCGCGGGAGCACATCGCCGCGCCGCGCGCCAACCTGGTGCGCGTGGTGGTCAACGGCGAGTCGTGGGGCGTGTACGTGAGCGTGGAGCAGTTCAACCGGGACTTCGTCGCCGAACACTTCGACGGGGGCAAGGGGGCGCGGTGGAAGGTGAGCGGCAGCCCCAACGGCCAGTCGGGTCTGGATTACGTGGGCGATGATCTGGCCGAGTACCGCCGCCGCTACCAGATCAAGTCCAAGGATGACGAGAAGGACTGGCGTGATCTGGTCAACCTCTGCCGCGTCCTGAGCACCACGCCGACGGAGCATCTGGAAGAAGCGCTCAGGCCGATCCTCGACATCGACGGCGCTCTCTGGTTCCTGGCGCTGGACAACGTGCTGGTGAACAGCGACGGCTACTGGGTGCGGGCCAGTGATTACAACCTCTACAAGGATGAGAAGGGCATGTTCCACCTCATCCCGCATGACATGAACGAGTCGTTCGCACTGGGCGGCGGCGGATTCCCGGGCGGCGCTCCCCCCGGTGGCGGTGGACGAGGCGGACCAGGCGCCCCCCCCGGCGCGGGCGGCGGCGGACCCGTACCCATCGGACCCGGAGGCGCGGGCATCGGTGGACAGGGTCAGGATCGTCCACCGCAACCGCCTCCTGGCGGGACCGGCGCGCCTCCCGGAGGGCAACTCCCGCCCGGCGGCGCGGCGCCGGGCGGGCCGGGGAATCCGGGGGGCGTTCAGCGCGGGCAGCGAGGCGGGGGTGTCAACCTCGACCCGTTGATCGGCATGGATGATCTCCGCAAACCCCTGCGCAGCCGCCTGCTCGCCGTACCGTCGCTGCGGGCGAAATACCTCGACAACGTGCGCACGCTGGCGGAGAAGTCGCTGGATTGGAGCGTCATCGGCCCGTTCATCGCGCGGCAGCGGACGCTCATCGAGCAGGCCATCGCGGAGGACACGAAGAAACTCTCCTCGCTCGAGCAGTTCCGACGCGTCACGTCGGATCAACTGCCGCCCATGCCCCAGCCAGGCGGAGGCGCGGGCGAGGCCGACGCGCCGCCCGCCGGCCCCGGTGCAGCGCCGGGCGGCGGGATGACGCTGCGGCTGTTCTTCGAGCAGCGCCGGCGCTTCCTGCTCAATCATCCCGCGCTGAACCAGCCCGCGACCGACCCCATCGCACCGGCCCAGGAGCAATGA
- the mdh gene encoding malate dehydrogenase has product MRRAKISVIGAGGNVGATVALWCAIKELGDIVAIDIRLPKAGGKEGETFLPVEGRMLDLAQCGPLERFDSSITATDDYAAITGSDVVVVTAGLPRKPGMSRDDLIQTNVKIVKQVAENVAKNAPEAVMIIVSNPLDAMVYTAWKASRFPTHRILGQAGALDVARFKTFIAMETGFSVEDINALLLGGHGDDMVPLPRYTNIAGIPVTQFISEARLAELVQRAKVGGGEIVNKMGTSAYYAPALGTTDMVEAIIKDKKRIIPCAAYCENEYGVAPGQKGQGYFVGVPVVLGTRGVEKVIEIPLDGAERKLMDESISHVKDLVKVVRGLFPELG; this is encoded by the coding sequence ATGCGACGAGCGAAGATTTCGGTCATTGGCGCGGGCGGCAACGTCGGAGCGACCGTGGCTCTCTGGTGCGCCATCAAGGAACTGGGCGACATCGTCGCCATCGACATCCGCCTTCCCAAGGCAGGCGGGAAAGAAGGTGAAACCTTCCTCCCCGTCGAAGGCCGCATGCTCGACCTGGCCCAGTGCGGCCCGCTGGAGCGTTTCGACTCATCCATCACCGCCACCGATGACTACGCCGCCATCACCGGCAGCGACGTGGTGGTGGTCACCGCAGGTCTGCCGCGCAAGCCGGGTATGAGCCGCGACGACCTGATTCAGACCAACGTCAAGATCGTCAAGCAGGTGGCGGAGAACGTGGCGAAGAACGCGCCCGAGGCGGTGATGATCATCGTCTCCAACCCGCTGGACGCCATGGTCTACACCGCGTGGAAGGCGAGCAGGTTCCCCACGCATCGCATCCTCGGCCAGGCAGGCGCGCTGGATGTGGCCCGCTTCAAGACGTTCATCGCCATGGAGACCGGCTTCAGCGTCGAGGACATCAACGCCCTGCTGCTGGGCGGGCACGGCGACGACATGGTCCCGCTGCCCCGCTACACCAACATCGCGGGCATCCCCGTCACGCAGTTCATCAGCGAAGCGCGGCTGGCGGAACTGGTGCAGCGGGCCAAGGTGGGCGGCGGCGAGATCGTCAACAAGATGGGCACCAGCGCCTACTACGCCCCGGCCCTGGGCACCACCGACATGGTGGAGGCCATCATCAAGGACAAGAAGCGCATCATCCCCTGCGCCGCCTACTGCGAGAACGAGTATGGCGTCGCGCCCGGCCAGAAGGGCCAGGGCTACTTCGTCGGCGTGCCGGTGGTGCTGGGAACGCGCGGCGTGGAGAAGGTCATCGAGATTCCGCTCGACGGCGCCGAGCGGAAACTGATGGATGAGTCCATCAGCCACGTGAAGGATCTGGTGAAGGTGGTGCGCGGGCTGTTCCCCGAGCTGGGGTGA
- a CDS encoding FG-GAP repeat protein gives MCVRLVQTNDVSFLLAGVIGLVLSGGAAALPGGDFNGDGFDDLAIGVPDEDVGLRVDAGAVHVLYGSVGGLRATIASGAPIDARLFTESATWWAGVSPQAGSRFGEALAIGDFNDDGFDDLAISAPGRDIVAVADAGRVYVVYGGHAGLGSGGSWIISEASYARAVGAGDRFGLSLASGDFDGDGADDLVIGAPLDDLDAADAGVAWLAYGAPGGLMLIPRRAPLHLVHWGMTPGPGDMFGWSLAVGNFDSDGYDDLIVGAPGFDRLGVVNCGQAFAFHGGPRGTEFGGIVLLTQSIFPGGDVEEVGDQLGWSVAAGDFDGNWADDVAIGAPLEDLGGIMNAGSVFVTGGIPGAGLTFGWHPDQSFEQDRFGLDGNEPDDQYGVAVITGDWNGDGCDDLVIGMPEQSIGAAVSAGVIHVLPGDLGFGPGLGAFPAFRWHQNTTGVLDVAESDDRFGAALGKGDYNGDGFDDLVVGVPGEDVGGVADCGCVQVFYGSAAGLSAAADQVWHQGSRGVRDANEAGDAFGSVIGFKRW, from the coding sequence ATGTGCGTGCGACTCGTTCAAACCAATGACGTTTCTTTCCTGCTCGCGGGTGTGATCGGCCTCGTCCTCTCCGGCGGCGCGGCAGCGCTGCCCGGCGGCGACTTCAACGGCGACGGGTTTGACGACCTGGCGATTGGCGTGCCTGACGAAGATGTGGGACTGAGGGTGGATGCGGGGGCCGTGCATGTTCTGTACGGTTCGGTTGGCGGACTGCGCGCCACGATCGCGTCGGGCGCGCCCATCGATGCGCGGCTGTTCACCGAGTCCGCCACGTGGTGGGCCGGGGTGTCGCCGCAGGCGGGTTCGAGGTTCGGCGAGGCGCTCGCCATCGGCGACTTCAACGATGACGGATTCGATGACCTGGCGATCAGCGCGCCGGGGCGCGACATCGTCGCCGTCGCGGACGCCGGTCGGGTGTACGTTGTCTACGGCGGGCACGCGGGTCTGGGGTCGGGTGGATCGTGGATCATCAGCGAGGCAAGCTACGCCCGTGCGGTCGGCGCCGGCGACCGATTCGGGCTCTCTCTTGCCAGCGGTGATTTCGATGGCGATGGCGCCGACGACCTGGTGATCGGCGCGCCGCTGGACGACCTTGATGCGGCGGATGCCGGCGTGGCGTGGCTGGCGTATGGAGCACCGGGCGGGCTCATGCTCATCCCGCGCCGCGCGCCGCTTCATCTGGTCCACTGGGGGATGACGCCGGGGCCGGGTGACATGTTCGGCTGGTCGCTGGCGGTGGGGAACTTCGACAGCGACGGGTACGACGACCTGATCGTCGGTGCGCCCGGCTTCGATCGCCTCGGCGTGGTCAATTGCGGTCAGGCCTTCGCCTTTCACGGCGGGCCGCGCGGCACGGAGTTCGGCGGCATCGTGCTCCTCACGCAGTCCATCTTTCCGGGCGGCGACGTGGAGGAGGTCGGCGATCAACTGGGTTGGTCCGTGGCCGCGGGCGATTTCGACGGCAACTGGGCCGACGACGTGGCCATCGGCGCACCCCTTGAGGATCTCGGCGGAATCATGAACGCGGGGTCAGTGTTCGTGACCGGCGGAATACCGGGTGCGGGATTGACCTTCGGCTGGCACCCGGATCAGAGCTTCGAGCAGGATCGCTTCGGGCTGGATGGAAATGAGCCCGATGACCAGTACGGCGTGGCGGTGATCACGGGCGACTGGAACGGCGACGGCTGTGATGACCTGGTCATCGGCATGCCCGAGCAGTCAATCGGCGCCGCGGTCTCCGCGGGCGTGATCCACGTGCTGCCCGGCGATCTTGGCTTCGGGCCGGGCTTGGGCGCGTTCCCCGCGTTCCGGTGGCATCAGAACACCACGGGAGTGCTGGATGTTGCGGAGTCGGATGACCGGTTCGGCGCCGCACTGGGCAAGGGGGACTACAACGGCGACGGGTTCGACGACCTGGTGGTGGGCGTCCCGGGCGAGGATGTGGGAGGCGTGGCCGATTGCGGCTGCGTGCAGGTGTTCTATGGGTCCGCGGCGGGCCTGAGCGCTGCGGCCGATCAGGTCTGGCATCAGGGCAGCAGGGGCGTGCGAGACGCCAACGAAGCGGGCGACGCCTTCGGATCGGTCATCGGTTTCAAGCGCTGGTAA
- a CDS encoding OmpH family outer membrane protein, which translates to MSLRHSSAVVIAALSLAAGTMVTGALTSPAAPQSQATDQRIVSVNLTRLLNDLEETAAIRTRLNTLAADMRKEQESRQSEIQQMRDELDALPAGSDRTRGLQEQLLIKAADFKSWMEVKSNLRNLEESIEYMRMYDKVLKAVKELAEAQGYEYVLLDDTDIRIQPGTPDEVIPQMFTRRMLFASGKRDITGEVLVRMNNAFRAGIQ; encoded by the coding sequence ATGTCCCTTCGCCATTCATCCGCGGTCGTCATCGCCGCCCTTTCCCTCGCCGCCGGAACAATGGTGACCGGCGCCCTGACCAGCCCCGCCGCGCCGCAGTCGCAGGCGACTGATCAGAGGATCGTCTCCGTCAACCTGACGCGGCTGCTCAACGACCTGGAGGAGACGGCCGCCATCCGCACGCGGCTCAACACCCTGGCCGCCGACATGCGCAAGGAGCAGGAGAGCCGCCAGTCGGAGATTCAGCAGATGCGCGACGAACTCGACGCGCTGCCGGCGGGCTCGGATCGCACCCGGGGGCTGCAGGAGCAGCTGCTCATCAAGGCGGCGGACTTCAAGTCATGGATGGAAGTGAAGTCGAACCTGCGCAATCTCGAGGAATCCATCGAGTACATGCGCATGTACGACAAGGTGCTCAAGGCGGTGAAGGAGCTGGCCGAAGCCCAGGGGTATGAGTACGTGCTGCTGGATGACACCGACATCCGCATTCAGCCGGGCACGCCCGACGAGGTGATTCCGCAGATGTTCACCCGTCGCATGCTGTTCGCCAGCGGGAAACGCGATATCACCGGTGAAGTGCTGGTGCGGATGAACAACGCCTTCCGCGCGGGCATTCAGTGA
- a CDS encoding diguanylate cyclase, with protein sequence MTTTGHHPARLLAIDDSVLIHRLLKAHLRDEAVELHSATSGADGLQMARALNPDAILLDVDIGDMTGFEVLSALKADPITHQTPVLFVSGSCDTNDRVRGLDLGAVDFILKPFEIAELKARVRSAVRMTRLIRMLAARAHLDGMTGLWNRAYFDERLHQEFAEAVRHRTDLSLILADIDHFKSINDRFGHPFGDTILEDVGRALSENRVTDIVCRYGGEEFALILPRESASGAAIVAERCRQAIENRRWPLHREVVVTASFGVADLRSMHPATPASLVQAADEALYDAKQGGRNSVRVHEGGRQKQRKIA encoded by the coding sequence ATGACGACAACCGGACACCATCCCGCGCGGCTGCTGGCCATCGATGATTCGGTGCTGATCCATCGGCTGCTCAAGGCCCATCTGCGCGACGAGGCCGTGGAGCTGCACTCCGCCACCTCGGGCGCCGACGGGCTGCAGATGGCCCGCGCGCTGAACCCCGACGCCATCCTGCTGGACGTGGACATCGGCGACATGACCGGATTCGAGGTGCTGTCGGCGCTGAAGGCCGACCCGATCACGCATCAGACGCCGGTGCTGTTCGTCTCGGGCAGCTGCGACACCAACGACCGGGTGCGCGGGCTGGATCTGGGCGCCGTGGACTTTATTCTCAAGCCCTTCGAGATCGCCGAACTGAAGGCCCGCGTGCGCTCCGCCGTGCGCATGACCCGCCTGATCCGCATGTTGGCCGCCCGCGCCCACCTGGACGGCATGACCGGGCTGTGGAACCGGGCCTACTTCGACGAGCGCCTGCATCAGGAGTTCGCCGAGGCCGTCCGGCACCGCACCGACCTGTCCCTGATCCTGGCGGACATTGACCACTTCAAGTCGATCAACGATCGCTTCGGGCACCCGTTCGGCGACACCATCCTGGAGGACGTGGGGAGAGCGCTGTCGGAGAACCGCGTCACCGACATCGTGTGCCGCTACGGAGGCGAGGAGTTCGCGCTGATCCTGCCCCGCGAGAGCGCCTCGGGCGCCGCCATCGTGGCGGAGCGCTGCCGTCAGGCCATCGAGAATCGCCGCTGGCCCCTGCACCGCGAAGTGGTCGTGACGGCCTCCTTCGGCGTAGCCGACCTGCGGTCGATGCATCCCGCCACCCCGGCTTCGCTGGTCCAGGCCGCCGACGAGGCCCTGTATGACGCCAAGCAAGGTGGACGCAACAGCGTCCGCGTGCATGAAGGCGGCCGCCAGAAGCAGCGCAAGATCGCCTGA
- a CDS encoding Hpt domain-containing protein: protein MAHRGSSSNRPDGLVHSRLAGTPDMADLVEYFVSELGERVDAISKALEMEDRTTLRRIAHQLKGAAGGYGFDVIGHAASRLEDATLADEADLSAVRELTEDLIDLCRRVTAEPA from the coding sequence ATGGCTCATCGAGGCAGTTCATCCAACCGTCCAGACGGGCTGGTTCACAGCCGTCTGGCTGGAACCCCGGACATGGCCGACCTGGTCGAGTACTTCGTTTCCGAACTGGGTGAACGGGTGGACGCCATCTCGAAGGCGCTCGAGATGGAGGACCGGACCACCCTTCGGCGGATCGCTCACCAGCTCAAGGGGGCGGCCGGAGGATACGGCTTTGACGTGATCGGACACGCCGCCTCGCGTCTTGAAGACGCCACCCTCGCCGACGAGGCCGATCTCAGCGCGGTCAGGGAATTGACGGAGGATCTCATCGACCTGTGTCGTCGCGTGACGGCCGAGCCGGCCTGA